The following coding sequences are from one Diospyros lotus cultivar Yz01 chromosome 7, ASM1463336v1, whole genome shotgun sequence window:
- the LOC127805787 gene encoding pectinesterase inhibitor 3, with product MATHHRLPPPCILLLLLLFLSHLIFAAVGKESRSSNKNDNLVRSSCVHASYPGICLRTLSSYKGAVNSPRQLAQAAVKVSLARAQKVSAYLGSLIVSSGGKKKREQAALRDCVEQVGDSVDQLRKTLSELKHLHRGGGAEFRWQMSNAETWVSAALTNEDTCLDGFREVEPEPEPAGGKKVVGSDVKRKITNVAKVTSNALYLINRLDPQTPI from the coding sequence ATGGCCACTCATCATCGCCTTCCTCCTCCTTGcatcctcctcctcctactcctcttcctctctcaTCTCATCTTCGCCGCCGTCGGAAAGGAATCCAGGTCCTCCAATAAGAATGATAACCTGGTGCGGTCGTCGTGCGTGCACGCCAGCTACCCCGGCATCTGCCTCCGAACGCTGTCGTCGTACAAGGGAGCGGTCAACAGCCCCAGGCAGCTAGCCCAGGCGGCCGTGAAGGTGAGCCTGGCCCGGGCCCAGAAAGTGTCGGCCTACTTGGGCAGCCTCATCGTGAGCAGCGGCGGCAAGAAGAAGAGGGAGCAGGCGGCGCTGAGGGACTGCGTGGAGCAGGTGGGGGACTCGGTGGATCAGTTGAGGAAGACGCTGTCGGAGCTGAAGCACCTGCACAGGGGCGGGGGAGCGGAGTTCCGGTGGCAGATGAGCAACGCGGAGACGTGGGTGAGCGCCGCCTTGACCAACGAGGACACCTGCCTCGATGGCTTCCGGGAGGTGGAGCCAGAGCCAGAGCCAGCAGGAGGCAAGAAGGTGGTGGGGTCTGATGTGAAGCGCAAGATCACCAATGTCGCCAAAGTTACCAGCAACGCCCTCTACCTCATCAACCGCCTCGACCCCCAGACTCCCATTTAA